One window of Manihot esculenta cultivar AM560-2 chromosome 17, M.esculenta_v8, whole genome shotgun sequence genomic DNA carries:
- the LOC110607333 gene encoding uncharacterized protein At3g28850 translates to MLLRFLIFIGTFLCVQLIFHACNFIGLCFFSSKFSLFFQEFLQMGCASSKQKRCRRCRRSHVPHSPMPRSYSMHLVHPRQEKGNNYHLVALTSTTSSSLPLNSPSNCKNHINFAADILTAKGNDEENKNLRDGQLGISNNKELKSKEFSMGLIKAKAWSNTIQEKIPKIVPRTPVRTPPGEPETINAWELMAGLEEDDDSANKSNRFRSLSFDCSSDPAPVSDCPQLNGTTPNKSQTNCKSLWLQIADEEANSKSIPEFDPEIISTFRKALEDLSPTHPFHLNPPDSEKQPTPSPPSAGDNDIMKDFCKGENEKEKVVLYFTSLRGIRKTHEDCCHVRIILKGLGVRTDERDVSMHSGYKEELKELLGARFREGGLPKVFLGRKYIGGADEIRQLHEEGQLEKLLKGCGCEMAEAIGGGACEACGDVRFVPCETCFGSCKLYYERDDDLEEEEEEEEEEYDDDDYGFQRCPDCNENGLIRCPVCCY, encoded by the coding sequence atgctACTTCGTTTTTTAATCTTTATCGGAACATTTCTTTGCGTCCAGCTAATATTTCATGCCTGTAACTTTATAGGTCTCTGTTTCTTTTCTTCCAAGTTTTCTCTGTTTTTTCAGGAATTTTTGCAGATGGGTTGTGCAAGCTCAAAACAAAAGCGTTGCCGGCGTTGCCGGCGCAGCCACGTACCCCATTCTCCGATGCCACGGAGCTACTCAATGCATTTGGTTCATCCGCGGCAGGAGAAAGGCAATAACTACCATTTGGTGGCTCTCACTTCCACCACATCAAGCTCTCTGCCGCTCAATTCACCATCCAATTGCAAGAACCACATCAATTTTGCTGCTGATATTTTAACAGCAAAAGGCAATGATGAAGAGAATAAGAATTTGCGTGATGGGCAACTTGGgatttcaaataataaggaaTTGAAGAGCAAGGAATTTTCAATGGGTTTAATCAAAGCCAAGGCTTGGTCTAATACAATCCAAGAAAAAATTCCCAAAATTGTCCCAAGAACACCTGTTAGAACGCCGCCTGGAGAGCCTGAAACCATCAATGCTTGGGAGTTGATGGCGGGTcttgaagaagatgatgattctGCTAATAAATCTAATCGGTTTCGCAGTCTCTCTTTCGATTGTTCTAGCGATCCAGCCCCAGTTTCTGATTGCCCTCAATTGAATGGCACCACGCCAAACAAGTCTCAAACTAATTGCAAATCACTCTGGCTTCAAATAGCAGATGAAGAAGCAAATTCCAAGTCTATCCCAGAATTCGACCCTGAAATCATTTCCACTTTCAGAAAAGCTCTCGAGGATCTCTCTCCCACTCATCCATTTCACCTCAATCCACCGGACTCCGAGAAACAACCAACGCCTTCTCCTCCCTCAGCCGGCGACAATGATATTATGAAGGATTTCTGTAAAGGAGAGAACGAGAAGGAGAAGGTGGTGCTGTACTTTACAAGCCTACGAGGGATTCGCAAAACCCACGAAGATTGCTGCCATGTGAGGATAATCTTAAAAGGCTTAGGTGTTCGAACTGATGAACGAGACGTATCAATGCATTCAGGGTACAAGGAGGAGTTGAAAGAATTACTGGGGGCAAGGTTTCGAGAAGGAGGACTGCCCAAGGTGTTTTTAGGAAGAAAATACATCGGCGGAGCTGACGAGATACGGCAGCTGCATGAAGAAGGGCAGCTGGAGAAACTGCTTAAAGGGTGTGGCTGTGAAATGGCGGAGGCCATTGGAGGTGGAGCTTGTGAAGCTTGTGGGGATGTGAGGTTTGTGCCATGTGAGACGTGCTTTGGGAGTTGTAAGTTATACTATGAACGTGACGACGAcctagaagaggaagaagaagaagaagaagaagaatatgaCGATGATGATTATGGGTTTCAACGTTGCCCTGATTGTAATGAGAATGGACTAATACGTTGCCCAGTTTGTTGTTACTGA
- the LOC110607332 gene encoding uncharacterized protein LOC110607332: MAPYEVLYGRKCRTPLCWTKVSEAKFVGPELLRQTEEKVKIIKERLKATTDRQKSYADLRRKDIEFTVGDKVFDPSHVIPAETIDAQSDLTYEEEPVKILAREMKELRNKKIPLVKVLWRNHKVEEAT, translated from the exons atggccccttatgaagtaTTGTACGGCAGAAAATGTAGAACCCCATTATGCTGGACAAAAGTTAGTGAAGCTAAATTTGTAGGTCCAGAGTTGCTAAGACAGACTGAGGAGAAGGTGaagattatcaaagaaagattgaaagcCACAACAGATAGGCAAAAATCCTATGCAGATTTGAGaagaaaagatatagaatttACTGTTGGGGACAAAgt ATTTGATCCTTCACATGTCATTCCAGCTGAAACCATTGATGCACAATCTGACCTAACTTATGAAGAAGAAccagtgaaaattttagcaagggaaatgaaagagttaagaaataagaagaTTCCTTTAGTGAAAGTGTTATGGAGAAATCACAAGGTAGAAGAAGCTACATAA